From a region of the Nitrospira lenta genome:
- a CDS encoding tetratricopeptide repeat protein — MFEQRAIVGHRFQTSPLIRCRYGIVLQIVWFTAILATPLASWAQDPQPLSPERLAEQAKAVWDSGAVIPALDLLKEGIHRHPEALTLHKLRGDILAAARGPQEAVQAYETALAQQPTALDIRWAKWSVLMHWGQAEESLAELQRIAEIDPQNPLVHLRLAQELRKLDRLEDSLKSYQHAVALAPGLLGWRLAMARARFDVLDYRGADADVQYVIATAPPGSPLELPAKNQLAQHYESMERGRRFTPALTPDATEQQLKEWAAIRADAWRLFSTGHFQEAEPIYRRIVTLNPRDTLATHQLGLTLMQLGRCKDALAIFGNVLNMNPSEDDYADTVFRMGQCLVELEQWEDAFVHFQTLYDTAVEFEQNNKDVQLPAGTRVLAKDKLARWLDKIRPHVPELARMSTAEAAAVPAPSGVKSPAAALAEEALFEKALERLTPQKPLDSQASLMGRDADFSWFRFVISSGKVIRDDYPTGAHEFIPLNPNDTFPVTQPDIYLVFGLVSASYDAVPLSAQCFLELAEVTGEATPVAQDQVMMAMNDQSGYFRLSAPKTGWAPGLYRCGLFAGERTSAYTQADEVRFRIINPLRSVE, encoded by the coding sequence ATGTTCGAACAGCGCGCGATCGTAGGGCATAGATTTCAGACCTCCCCCTTGATCCGATGCCGATACGGAATCGTACTTCAGATCGTCTGGTTCACAGCGATCCTCGCGACACCCCTTGCCTCCTGGGCCCAGGATCCACAACCACTATCTCCTGAGCGCCTAGCGGAACAAGCCAAAGCGGTGTGGGATAGCGGGGCAGTGATACCAGCACTCGATTTGCTCAAAGAAGGGATTCATCGCCATCCTGAAGCGCTCACGCTCCATAAACTGCGCGGCGATATTCTGGCCGCCGCCCGCGGCCCTCAGGAAGCCGTGCAGGCTTACGAGACCGCCCTCGCCCAACAACCGACCGCCTTGGACATCCGCTGGGCCAAATGGAGTGTCTTGATGCACTGGGGCCAGGCGGAGGAATCCCTTGCCGAACTGCAACGCATTGCGGAGATCGACCCTCAGAATCCGCTGGTCCATCTGCGGCTGGCTCAGGAACTGCGCAAGCTCGACCGCCTGGAGGATTCGCTGAAGTCCTATCAGCACGCGGTAGCCCTGGCGCCGGGGTTACTGGGGTGGAGACTTGCGATGGCGCGCGCGCGCTTCGATGTTTTAGACTATCGCGGCGCCGATGCCGACGTGCAATACGTCATTGCCACGGCGCCCCCAGGCTCTCCGTTGGAGCTCCCGGCCAAGAACCAACTCGCGCAACATTACGAGTCGATGGAACGAGGCCGCCGCTTTACTCCGGCGCTGACACCGGATGCGACCGAGCAACAGCTGAAAGAATGGGCCGCCATTCGCGCCGATGCCTGGAGGCTGTTCTCGACCGGTCATTTCCAAGAAGCCGAGCCGATCTACCGGCGGATTGTTACTCTCAACCCCAGAGACACGCTGGCCACCCATCAACTCGGGCTGACCCTCATGCAGCTGGGCCGATGCAAGGATGCGCTGGCCATCTTTGGAAACGTGCTCAACATGAACCCCAGCGAAGACGACTACGCGGATACCGTCTTTCGGATGGGCCAGTGTCTGGTGGAATTAGAACAGTGGGAAGACGCCTTCGTACATTTCCAAACGCTCTACGACACCGCCGTCGAGTTTGAACAAAACAACAAAGACGTCCAACTGCCTGCCGGCACACGCGTACTCGCAAAAGACAAACTCGCCCGATGGCTCGACAAGATTCGCCCGCATGTCCCTGAATTAGCCCGGATGAGCACCGCCGAAGCGGCGGCGGTCCCCGCTCCGTCCGGCGTGAAATCTCCGGCCGCGGCACTGGCGGAGGAAGCCCTGTTTGAAAAGGCGCTGGAACGGCTGACACCACAGAAACCGTTGGACTCGCAAGCTTCGCTCATGGGCCGCGACGCCGACTTCAGCTGGTTTCGCTTCGTCATTTCGTCCGGCAAAGTCATCCGCGACGATTACCCAACCGGCGCGCACGAATTCATTCCGCTGAATCCGAATGACACCTTCCCCGTCACGCAACCGGACATCTATCTGGTATTCGGACTCGTCTCAGCCTCGTATGACGCCGTGCCACTATCCGCGCAATGTTTTTTGGAACTCGCCGAAGTCACCGGCGAAGCCACGCCCGTCGCGCAGGACCAGGTGATGATGGCCATGAATGACCAGTCCGGCTACTTCCGTCTCTCTGCGCCCAAAACAGGATGGGCCCCGGGCCTCTACCGCTGTGGATTATTCGCCGGAGAACGGACCTCCGCCTACACGCAAGCCGACGAAGTGCGATTCAGGATTATCAACCCACTACGGTCGGTTGAATAA
- a CDS encoding glycosyltransferase: MKILHLGNAYFLESFRQLGHDVKWAGYHRTADVPLLRSLLDAKDLLARLPSNWFPDLIVLGDESTYPLVLGLEAIPVPVVWYVIDSHIHFSWHLHYATAFDAIFVAQKDWVPAYQLDGDRQHVSWMPLFCHRSQDQDRGFARDIPLSFIGTLNAARNPDRVDLIRRLQTRYPVVVQSGPYLETFNRSMLVLNQSVANDVNFRTFQAMACGALLLTERVGNGFDDLFQDRTHCVLYEKGNVDRIVELTDYYHAHPAERKAIARQGHDTVMAAHTSLHRAQALLDMIARQPLHEYVAKRQLRQAPIRWSLASVYESAARTYGQAGARAEEDIRRRHFLEMSEGYHALAQTIRSQLDPLVAA; the protein is encoded by the coding sequence ATGAAGATTTTGCATCTCGGGAACGCCTACTTTCTAGAATCGTTCCGGCAGCTCGGTCATGATGTGAAATGGGCCGGGTACCATCGGACAGCCGATGTCCCGCTTCTGCGCTCGTTGCTTGACGCCAAGGATCTGCTGGCGCGCCTTCCATCCAACTGGTTCCCGGATCTGATTGTGCTGGGGGATGAAAGCACCTATCCTCTGGTGCTGGGGCTGGAAGCGATTCCGGTGCCGGTGGTCTGGTATGTGATCGATTCGCACATCCATTTTAGTTGGCATCTCCACTACGCGACGGCCTTCGATGCGATCTTTGTCGCGCAGAAGGACTGGGTGCCAGCCTATCAACTTGACGGAGACCGGCAGCATGTCTCGTGGATGCCGTTGTTCTGCCACCGGTCGCAGGACCAGGATCGTGGATTCGCCAGAGACATTCCGCTGTCGTTCATCGGCACGCTCAATGCTGCCAGAAACCCCGATCGCGTCGACCTGATCCGGCGTCTGCAGACTCGGTATCCGGTGGTGGTGCAGTCCGGGCCTTATCTTGAGACCTTCAACCGATCGATGCTGGTGTTGAACCAATCCGTCGCAAACGACGTAAACTTTAGGACATTCCAGGCCATGGCCTGCGGCGCATTGCTGCTGACGGAGCGTGTGGGGAACGGGTTCGACGACTTATTCCAGGACCGGACGCATTGCGTGCTGTATGAGAAGGGGAATGTCGATCGTATCGTTGAGCTCACCGACTATTATCATGCGCATCCAGCCGAGCGGAAAGCCATCGCCCGGCAGGGGCACGACACCGTCATGGCGGCTCATACCAGCTTGCACCGGGCGCAAGCCCTGCTGGACATGATCGCCCGGCAGCCGCTCCATGAGTATGTCGCCAAGCGCCAGCTGCGTCAGGCGCCGATTCGCTGGTCTCTGGCATCGGTCTATGAGAGCGCAGCGCGCACCTATGGCCAGGCAGGGGCGCGAGCTGAAGAGGATATACGGCGGCGGCATTTCCTGGAGATGTCAGAGGGCTATCACGCCTTGGCCCAGACGATCCGGAGCCAACTCGATCCTCTCGTCGCAGCGTAG
- a CDS encoding GNAT family N-acetyltransferase, translated as MAAVPSLTTARLLLRPFHLSDAPNIQQLAGAEEVAAGTFFPHPYEDGMAEQWIVDQEQAHESGTAVSFAITLADHATFIGSISLDIVSIHQHARLGYWLGVPYWNHGYGTEAVGAVLHYGFMQLNLHRIYSPHFQGNAASGRVLQKVGMTYEGRMREHYVRFGRPVDLELYGMLKREFMERT; from the coding sequence ATGGCTGCCGTCCCTTCCCTTACGACCGCACGGCTGCTCCTTCGGCCGTTTCACCTCTCGGATGCTCCCAACATACAGCAACTCGCAGGAGCCGAAGAAGTCGCCGCCGGCACATTTTTTCCGCATCCATACGAAGACGGCATGGCCGAGCAATGGATCGTGGACCAGGAACAGGCCCATGAGAGCGGCACCGCCGTCAGCTTCGCCATCACCCTTGCTGACCATGCGACATTCATCGGATCCATCAGCCTAGACATTGTCTCAATCCACCAGCACGCGCGACTCGGCTACTGGCTCGGTGTCCCCTACTGGAATCACGGCTACGGGACCGAAGCCGTGGGCGCGGTCCTGCACTACGGCTTTATGCAATTGAATCTGCACCGCATCTACAGCCCGCACTTTCAGGGCAACGCGGCATCGGGGCGAGTTCTACAGAAAGTAGGGATGACCTACGAAGGCCGGATGCGAGAACACTACGTCCGCTTCGGCAGACCTGTCGATCTCGAACTCTACGGCATGCTGAAGCGGGAATTCATGGAGCGCACCTGA
- a CDS encoding aldose 1-epimerase: MTPDTEILLSFGNQRAIVSPWGASLRRYFLVEADGSEMDIVWGYSGGSHKKGGQGDVLIPFPGRIAAGRYTFDGEPFQLERNDKEGPNAIHGFVRTLPWQVSRSEASCVSFDVRLEAEQYGSKGYPFSLMLQVTYGLDETGLSCSFTVQNAGTRPAPVGVGFHPYFTVGTPLIDEAETRIPAAGFLEFNDQLTPTGTILPATGTEWDCRDFRRIGEKKFNHCYVQLDRDAEGMATASLRHAGSGRVIEVTMDRSFSAIVVYTGDAIADAPRRAFAIEPMTCASDAFNHPEWGLKRLPPGEQFSGRYTIRHRIEL, encoded by the coding sequence ATGACTCCCGACACAGAGATCCTGCTGTCCTTCGGCAACCAGCGGGCGATTGTTTCCCCCTGGGGCGCGTCACTACGCCGGTATTTTCTGGTGGAAGCCGACGGCAGCGAGATGGACATCGTCTGGGGCTATTCTGGTGGCAGTCACAAGAAGGGCGGGCAAGGGGATGTGCTGATTCCGTTTCCCGGCCGCATCGCGGCAGGCCGTTATACATTCGACGGCGAGCCGTTTCAGCTCGAACGAAACGATAAGGAAGGTCCCAACGCGATTCACGGTTTTGTCCGGACCTTGCCGTGGCAGGTGTCTCGTTCGGAAGCGAGCTGCGTCAGTTTTGATGTTCGCCTTGAGGCGGAACAATACGGCAGCAAGGGCTATCCGTTTTCACTCATGCTCCAAGTCACCTATGGCTTAGACGAAACGGGATTATCCTGCTCGTTCACTGTGCAGAATGCCGGGACGCGCCCCGCGCCGGTCGGGGTGGGGTTTCATCCCTACTTCACGGTGGGCACTCCATTAATCGACGAAGCCGAAACCAGGATTCCGGCCGCGGGTTTTCTGGAATTCAATGACCAGCTCACACCGACGGGAACGATTCTCCCCGCAACAGGCACCGAGTGGGATTGTCGAGACTTTCGCCGGATCGGCGAGAAGAAGTTCAATCATTGTTACGTGCAACTCGATCGCGATGCGGAGGGAATGGCGACGGCCTCGCTGCGTCACGCCGGAAGTGGCCGGGTAATTGAGGTAACGATGGACCGTTCGTTCTCCGCCATTGTGGTGTACACCGGGGATGCGATTGCCGATGCGCCGCGCCGCGCGTTCGCCATTGAACCGATGACCTGTGCATCGGATGCCTTCAATCATCCTGAGTGGGGGTTGAAGCGCCTGCCTCCCGGCGAACAGTTTTCAGGCCGCTACACGATCCGCCATCGGATCGAGCTCTGA
- a CDS encoding GIY-YIG nuclease family protein — translation MWLVYIVECADKSLYTGVTSDLEKRMAAHAAGKGAKYTKPRRPLILRYTETVASRGDALRREAAIKSLNRSGKLTLIDSYKQQAVSLT, via the coding sequence ATGTGGCTTGTGTATATCGTCGAATGTGCCGATAAGAGCCTGTATACCGGAGTCACCAGCGATCTGGAGAAGCGGATGGCCGCTCATGCCGCCGGCAAAGGCGCCAAGTACACCAAACCGCGCAGACCACTGATCCTTCGCTATACCGAGACCGTCGCCTCACGAGGGGACGCGTTACGGCGGGAAGCCGCGATCAAGTCCCTGAACCGATCCGGCAAGCTGACGCTCATTGACTCATACAAGCAACAGGCGGTGAGCCTGACGTAA